GTGGCGCTTAAGGCACCACATAGGAGCTCCTGCCATTCTCCTCCAAAGCCACGTCTGACCTACTTCGGGATGGGAATGGGTCGGGCTGCTCTGGCCTAGACCTAGTCCCTGTTGGCCCCTCTGTTCTGTTCAGGGAGATGGAGCCAACCCAATGGTCCAATATCGAGTGGCCTCATGTTTTATTGGCAATATGATCAGACCCATCTTAATACTAGATTGCACAAGAACGAGCATTTACACAACAACATTATTTAAACTAGAATCATTTAGTTATAGGGAATTTTAGTAAGTTATGATATTTAGAATTTATTTGTTCAAAGAAAAAAGGAACAAAGGCAGCTACATTTCTATATCTACCATGAATCGTTTGCATCACATGGTAGCACATTTGTAACTCTGAAACAAAAGCAGTCTTAGGTCAATAGTTAGAAAAAAATCATATAAGCACAAGGGTAACAACCTTGCAAAGGCATGTGCATTATAACGCCGGACTGCAACCTCGAGAAACTAGATTTGGATCGACCTGCTTGTCCTAATGGGTCAATGGTGTCTGATTTCCCTTGCCCAAATTTTTTATCTAGCTAACCCAAAAGGTCCGTCGACCTCGAAATTATGGGTCGGACCAGTCTCCTAATGAGTAATGCCATCCATTTCCATCGTGACATGTTCCTGCCACTCCTTCGCTCTTCATATAAGAAACAATAAAATTGATATAGCTAGGAGCTCTCAAGTGATCCAATACTCTGGACCGTCTGATCTTCTTGTTGAATGTTCCAGATCACTCGGCATCCTAGTGCATGCCCTTAGGCCAGTTTCTCCGTGCTAGATTACTCGATGTAGCCGACCAAATGACGACTCTATGGTCGCTACTTTGAAGGCCAACCTGGAAACTTCGTTGTTAATTAGACCGACATAATGTGAACATCACGTCCTAGACATTTTTTTCGGGCGCTCTATTCTGATAGAATCATGCTTTCCCCTCCAATTTCTGCCGCCCTAGTCAGTCTTGCCTGAGACCTCGATCATCTTATACCGAAGCAAAGGTGAGTTGGCTACGCAATAGGGAGAACATGGAGGGGCGGTGTGCTGTGTTGCCTCCCCCAACCTTAAGTCACTGTCGATAGTGGGGACATGGGCTTTGCCTAATCTTTTTCCTCGGATACCTAGGACACAACCGCCTTCAACCCATCCTCTGTGTTGTTGCAACTCGCAACCACCCCTTCTCTTAATGATTCTCAAAATTTCCAAACCTACGACAACAAGTTATGAATAGGAGCTACGGGATTATGTGTCCTCCAATCATTCATCTCTCCCCCACTTATTCCAACTGTGAGCCCTCGTGAATTCCAATAAGTTGAGGTCATGCCAGCCCGTAGGTTGTAatctataaaaactagatgataccccgcgctttGCTGCGGGAACGGCTAAATAATATTTGATGTTTAAAAACATGAGATTTTAAGAAAACATTGTATATGAAAATGACATGGAAATTTTTTTAAGGAAATATTATTTAAAGTATCTTGAGAAAATGTGACGAAAAGCCAGACATTGTGTGtatctgaattttttttctttaaCTCCTTACCTTCAGAGCTTATCATCAAGGTGATCAGGAAAAAAACGTGAAGTAGAGCTAATAGAGACATCTCATCCATTTGTAGAACCTAAAACAATGATAGCATCATAGTAGAAACTATTGTTGTGCATTCCATTGAAAAATTATATAAAACGTGGGTTTACACATAATCTGATTTTCTATAATAAAAGGGTCACCTATAAATCAAGAGACTCACTTTTTAGTCTTCTCAGCGGAACAATTTTGTGCAACATACTGCTATTTATTTTGGGTTGTCTTTCACGATAGTATACCTAGGCACCtctgattattattatttttgcctTCTCTGATGCGCAACTATGCATGCTTCTGCATTATGTAAAGCTTAGGCTGCAAGCTGGCAGCGAGATGGAGAAACAGAAAACATCATAATAACCGTAGAGCCAGCTGTGTGATGCATCAGATGGAGATGAAGGGAGACTTCAACATCACCATGACCGCAAGGTTGATTTATCTGCTAGCCAGTATAAGATTGAgattcaaaaaataataataagggGCCATTAGAGTTTAAATTAGAACTAAATTAACCGACACATGTTTATGCGTGGGTCTACCTGTGATTGCTGCAATGAATCCAATATAATTTGTTGTACAAAAGGGTCAACCATAACTAAGAACCAGTACATTTGAAGGCGAGGTAGCAATTATGAGCTAATGAAATTGAGATAGAAGAAATAGCAACTGAGGAAGGTCGGGAAGAGAGTATGGATGTAAGTGGCAGATAAATGGCGTCCACAATCTTGTTTAGTTAATTTTTGCTAGCTtgatagttcattttcctcaaacaaacaaaaaacctTTTTAAACTATCATATCATAAGTGGACTTTaaacgggattaaacgggaccggtTGACATGAGGAGAAGAGAGGAGGTAGCAATTATGAGCAAATGAAATTGAGATAGAAAAAATAGCAACTGAGGAAGGTCGGGAAGAGAGGTTGACTCCATCGAGATTGCTATGAGAGAGCGCGCGGAGGCTGTACCTTGAAGCATGCACCTCGATCAGGAGGCTTCGACCCCATGATGCGCAGTCCGACGGAAGCACCGATGAGCATGTGCTGTAAAATCAGGTTTTGCACAAACGCAATGTATTAAGGAAAATTAGATCAATCGATAGACCTTAATTGATTTTTTTGGATCTTGCTGTGTACCTAGATAGTCTTTACACACTTGTATATGTGATATttggagtaagcttgtgacaccaggAAACTCTTCACTGTGCCTAAAAGCAAATAAAATGGGAAAAGTAGCATGAAAAGTTTATCTTCACAATTTCTATCTATTCGTAATCTCCAGCACACTATTAAGTTTCAGTGATTCTTTGTCGACCAAACAAAAGAAACTCGAGAATAATCGATTAATGCATCCATAGTTTGTGTTCTTTACCTAAAATCTACATGGAACAATTACACAGAGGGAAGTGTAGAAGAACTATTGTGGAACCTCAATAAAAAAGGAAGCGAGCCAACATGCTTCGCCATAAAACATTTGAATTTGCATATACCTTCAGATTGGAGCGTGCCTGGGAAGTACTCTT
The sequence above is a segment of the Triticum dicoccoides isolate Atlit2015 ecotype Zavitan chromosome 1A, WEW_v2.0, whole genome shotgun sequence genome. Coding sequences within it:
- the LOC119275115 gene encoding uncharacterized protein LOC119275115, with protein sequence MDGCLPYDAHTAASAFHLNPSGFFSAALGSSCCFLTEDYSPHTLQYEEYFPGTLQSEGICKFKCFMAKHVGSLPFLLRHSEEFPGVTSLLQISHIQVCKDYLAHAHRCFRRTAHHGVEAS